A genome region from Geminicoccus roseus DSM 18922 includes the following:
- a CDS encoding alkaline phosphatase family protein, producing the protein MPERRPVIMIGIDAADRGLVRRLMAEGRMPVLAGLEKRGQSGGLATVAGAYAGGVWPSFYTGRPVERHGIYHNKLWRARAMRIEVPSEAWLPDRPFYERVAAAGLRVAAIDMPMVVGEPRVGAEGIYLGGWGTHDLISRAASPPGLWRDLKRRHGPPAMEVEQFGLQDAGGLDRLRGQLLRATDQMAAIAADLLKDRRFDLACLVFGASHRGGHYLWDLSQVDTRSLDDDARARLEGALAEIYQRIDQAIGQVLEAADPAARVMVFALHGMEKNHGMADHFPDLMAAMDAAESGKTAKRGLLYRIKRRIPFHWIRPVLARLPAEVGHRLASIWSARMLDWRATTHFPMPVDLAGYVRINLQGRERDGIVPPGDAYEELCARLEERLSGLRDADTGRSLVAAVERPWSRTPGPAEQRDLLPDLLVRWSPAGAEPVRRIACDVLPGFVHDLPKHFPSGRAGNHRAEAWFVAAGPGIEAGSGPEGGSIVDLAPTALALLGLPPDPSMSGRALALHGSELAA; encoded by the coding sequence ATGCCCGAACGACGCCCGGTGATCATGATCGGCATCGATGCCGCCGACCGCGGCCTGGTCCGCCGGCTGATGGCAGAGGGGCGGATGCCGGTGCTGGCCGGGCTGGAGAAGCGCGGCCAGAGCGGCGGCCTCGCCACCGTGGCCGGGGCGTATGCCGGCGGGGTCTGGCCCAGCTTCTATACCGGGCGCCCGGTGGAGCGGCACGGCATCTACCACAACAAGCTCTGGCGCGCCCGGGCGATGCGGATCGAGGTGCCGAGCGAGGCCTGGCTGCCGGACCGGCCGTTCTACGAGCGGGTCGCCGCGGCGGGGCTGCGGGTGGCCGCCATCGACATGCCGATGGTGGTGGGCGAGCCGCGGGTCGGCGCCGAAGGGATCTATCTCGGCGGCTGGGGCACCCACGACCTGATCTCCCGGGCCGCCTCGCCGCCCGGCCTGTGGCGGGACCTCAAGCGGCGCCACGGCCCGCCGGCGATGGAGGTGGAGCAATTCGGCCTGCAGGACGCTGGCGGCCTCGACCGGCTGCGCGGCCAGCTCCTGCGCGCCACCGACCAGATGGCGGCGATCGCGGCTGACCTCCTCAAAGACAGGCGGTTCGACCTGGCCTGCCTGGTGTTCGGCGCCAGCCACCGCGGCGGGCACTATCTCTGGGACCTGTCGCAGGTCGACACGCGTAGCCTGGACGACGACGCGCGGGCGCGGCTGGAGGGGGCGCTGGCCGAGATCTACCAGCGCATCGACCAGGCGATCGGCCAAGTCCTGGAGGCGGCCGACCCGGCGGCGCGGGTGATGGTGTTCGCGCTGCACGGGATGGAGAAGAACCACGGCATGGCCGACCATTTCCCCGATTTGATGGCGGCGATGGACGCGGCGGAGAGCGGCAAAACAGCGAAGCGCGGGCTGCTCTACCGGATCAAGCGGCGGATCCCGTTCCACTGGATCCGGCCGGTCCTGGCGCGGCTGCCGGCGGAGGTCGGCCACCGCCTGGCGTCGATCTGGTCGGCTCGGATGCTGGACTGGCGCGCCACCACCCATTTCCCGATGCCGGTGGACCTTGCCGGCTATGTGCGGATCAACCTGCAGGGCCGCGAGCGCGACGGCATCGTTCCCCCGGGCGATGCCTACGAGGAGCTGTGCGCGCGGCTGGAGGAGCGCCTGTCCGGGCTGCGCGACGCGGACACCGGGCGCAGCCTGGTGGCGGCCGTGGAGCGGCCGTGGAGCCGCACACCCGGGCCGGCCGAGCAGCGCGACCTGCTACCCGACCTCCTGGTGCGCTGGAGCCCGGCGGGAGCGGAACCGGTGCGCCGCATCGCCTGCGACGTCCTGCCGGGCTTTGTCCATGACCTGCCCAAGCACTTCCCCTCCGGCCGGGCCGGCAACCATCGTGCGGAGGCCTGGTTCGTGGCGGCGGGGCCGGGCATTGAGGCCGGCAGCGGGCCGGAGGGCGGGTCGATCGTCGACCTGGCGCCGACCGCGCTGGCCCTGCTGGGCCTGCCGCCGGACCCTTCGATGAGCGGGCGGGCCCTGGCGCTGCACGGAAGCGAGCTGGCGGCGTGA
- a CDS encoding electron transfer flavoprotein-ubiquinone oxidoreductase, producing the protein MEREQMAYDVVIVGAGPSGLACAIRLKQLAGDDLSVCIIEKGAEVGAHILSGAVLEPRSLNELLPDWKSMGAPVETEVTDDQFLLLTEKGARRLPTPPPMHNHGNYIISLGVLCRWLAEQAEAMGVEIYPGFAAAEVLYDERGAVRGVATGDMGVGRDGKPTDAYQPGMELVGRLTLFAEGCRGSLTKTLFERFNLRDGVDPQTYGIGIKELWEVDPAQFKKGLAVHSIGWPLDPKTYGGSWLYHWKDNQVSFGFVVGLDYANPYLSPFDEMQRLKLHPAMRPVFEGGRRIGYGARALSEGGLQSLPKLVFPGGALIGDTAGFLNVPKIKGTHTAMKSGMLCAEAAAEALKATGDQPVTLDSYPALFRSSWLYEELHGVRNIRPSFRRGLYAGLAFSAMDTYVFRGKAPWTLHHHTDHGATEPKSKHHPIDYPKPDGKLTFDRLSSVFLSGTNHEEDQPCHLRLKDPTVPTRINLPTYDAPEQRYCPAAVYEIVQENGEPRLQINAQNCVHCKTCDIKDMTQNINWVTPQGGGGPVYGTM; encoded by the coding sequence ATGGAACGCGAGCAGATGGCCTACGACGTGGTGATCGTGGGCGCCGGGCCGTCCGGCCTCGCCTGCGCGATCCGCCTCAAGCAGCTTGCCGGCGACGACCTCTCGGTCTGCATCATCGAGAAGGGCGCGGAGGTCGGCGCCCACATCCTGTCCGGGGCGGTGCTGGAGCCGCGCTCCCTGAACGAGCTCCTGCCCGACTGGAAGAGCATGGGCGCGCCGGTGGAGACCGAGGTCACCGACGACCAGTTCCTGCTCCTGACCGAGAAGGGTGCCCGCCGCCTGCCCACGCCGCCGCCCATGCACAACCATGGCAACTACATCATCTCGCTGGGCGTTCTGTGCCGCTGGCTGGCCGAGCAGGCCGAGGCCATGGGCGTCGAGATCTACCCAGGCTTCGCCGCCGCCGAGGTGCTCTACGACGAGCGGGGTGCGGTGCGCGGCGTCGCCACCGGCGACATGGGTGTCGGGCGTGACGGCAAGCCGACCGACGCCTACCAGCCCGGGATGGAGCTGGTCGGCCGGCTGACCCTGTTCGCGGAAGGCTGCCGCGGCTCGCTGACCAAGACCCTGTTCGAGCGCTTCAACCTGCGCGACGGCGTCGACCCGCAGACCTACGGGATCGGCATCAAGGAGCTCTGGGAGGTCGACCCCGCCCAGTTCAAGAAGGGCCTGGCGGTCCACTCGATCGGCTGGCCGCTCGACCCCAAGACCTATGGCGGGTCCTGGCTCTACCACTGGAAGGACAACCAGGTCTCGTTCGGCTTCGTGGTCGGCCTGGACTACGCCAACCCCTATCTGTCGCCGTTCGACGAGATGCAGCGCCTGAAGCTGCACCCGGCGATGCGGCCGGTCTTCGAGGGCGGAAGGCGGATCGGCTACGGCGCGCGCGCGCTGAGCGAGGGCGGCCTGCAGTCCCTGCCCAAGCTGGTGTTTCCCGGCGGCGCCCTGATCGGCGACACCGCGGGCTTCCTGAACGTGCCCAAGATCAAGGGCACCCACACCGCGATGAAGTCCGGGATGCTGTGCGCCGAGGCGGCGGCCGAGGCGCTCAAGGCGACCGGCGACCAGCCGGTCACGCTGGATTCCTACCCGGCCCTGTTCCGCAGCTCCTGGCTGTACGAGGAGCTGCACGGCGTCCGCAACATCCGCCCCTCCTTCCGGCGCGGCCTTTATGCCGGCCTCGCCTTCTCCGCGATGGACACCTACGTGTTCCGCGGCAAGGCGCCCTGGACCCTGCACCACCACACCGACCACGGCGCCACCGAGCCCAAGTCGAAGCACCACCCGATCGACTATCCGAAGCCCGACGGCAAGCTGACCTTCGACCGGCTGAGTTCGGTCTTCCTCTCCGGCACCAACCACGAGGAAGACCAGCCCTGCCACCTGCGGCTCAAGGACCCGACCGTCCCGACCCGGATCAACCTGCCGACCTATGATGCGCCGGAGCAGCGCTACTGCCCGGCGGCGGTCTACGAGATCGTCCAGGAGAACGGCGAGCCCAGGCTGCAGATCAACGCGCAGAACTGCGTGCACTGCAAGACCTGCGATATCAAGGACATGACCCAGAACATCAACTGGGTGACCCCGCAGGGCGGCGGCGGCCCGGTCTACGGGACCATGTGA
- a CDS encoding BPSL1445 family SYLF domain-containing lipoprotein, translating into MKSATLTACALLVSAGLLGACAPAGTERPGTPAAEATAQPSKAATLDSAVDTALLDLYRAAPGAEALVNNAKGVLVFPSITKAGFIAGAEFGEGALRVNKETVGYYQLAAGSFGLTAGVQNASQVILFNTDEALESFRNSSGWTAGADASVALLQIGAGGTIDTRTANSPVQAIVYNTSGLMADASIQGQKITKFEP; encoded by the coding sequence ATGAAGTCTGCGACGCTCACTGCCTGCGCCCTGCTGGTCTCGGCCGGCCTGCTCGGTGCCTGTGCTCCTGCCGGCACCGAGCGACCGGGCACGCCCGCCGCCGAGGCGACCGCCCAGCCCTCCAAGGCCGCGACGCTGGATTCGGCGGTCGACACCGCGCTGCTCGACCTCTATCGCGCCGCGCCCGGCGCCGAGGCGCTGGTGAACAACGCCAAGGGCGTGCTGGTGTTCCCCTCCATCACTAAGGCCGGCTTCATCGCGGGTGCGGAGTTCGGCGAGGGCGCCTTGCGCGTCAACAAGGAGACGGTGGGCTACTACCAGCTGGCCGCCGGCTCGTTCGGTCTGACCGCCGGCGTCCAGAACGCGTCGCAGGTGATCCTGTTCAACACCGACGAGGCGCTGGAATCCTTCCGCAACAGCAGTGGCTGGACGGCCGGCGCCGACGCCTCGGTGGCGCTGCTGCAGATCGGTGCCGGCGGCACCATCGATACCCGCACCGCCAACTCGCCGGTCCAGGCGATCGTCTACAACACCTCCGGCCTGATGGCGGACGCCTCGATCCAGGGCCAGAAGATCACCAAGTTCGAGCCCTGA
- a CDS encoding glycosyltransferase family 2 protein, whose translation MSGRTACGRITICIINYNGAGHLPATLASVQAHAEADAEILLVDNASADGSPELAVQLCPGLRVLALPTNLGPAGARNAGFAAAGCDRILFLDNDVRLTGSTLAMLGETLDARPEALVAVPRVLYERQPAVIQYESADCHFLGLMIPRHADREAASVAAIPAPTGSVVTACFLIDRGRWRGAVPFDEDFGFNLEDHDFGVRARLLGHELWIDPRAVVLHGQGTRGLSYRPGMTASPQRVFFLVRNRWFVVAKSYSGRSICLLLPALCLYELAQLGFLSASGMRPAWWAALRSLRSAWPALREKRRLVQSTRKVADRAIFRHGPLPLTGWVRLGRRKKAAVWLLEGALNGHFLCVRRFL comes from the coding sequence ATGAGCGGCCGGACGGCGTGCGGCCGTATCACCATCTGCATCATCAACTATAACGGGGCCGGCCATCTGCCAGCGACCCTGGCCTCGGTGCAAGCGCATGCCGAGGCGGACGCGGAGATCCTGCTGGTCGACAACGCCTCCGCCGACGGCAGCCCGGAACTCGCGGTCCAGCTGTGCCCCGGCCTGCGCGTCCTGGCGCTGCCAACCAATCTGGGCCCGGCCGGGGCGCGCAATGCCGGGTTCGCCGCCGCCGGCTGCGACCGGATCCTGTTCCTGGACAACGATGTCCGGCTGACCGGCTCCACCCTGGCGATGCTGGGCGAGACCCTGGATGCCCGGCCGGAGGCGCTGGTGGCGGTTCCCAGGGTCCTCTACGAGCGGCAGCCGGCGGTGATCCAGTACGAGAGCGCCGACTGCCACTTCCTGGGGCTGATGATCCCGCGCCATGCCGACCGCGAGGCCGCCAGCGTCGCCGCCATTCCCGCACCGACCGGTTCGGTGGTGACCGCCTGCTTCCTGATCGACCGCGGCCGCTGGCGCGGCGCGGTGCCGTTCGACGAGGATTTCGGCTTCAACCTCGAGGACCATGATTTCGGGGTGCGCGCCCGCTTGCTCGGCCACGAGCTGTGGATCGACCCGCGCGCGGTGGTGCTGCATGGCCAGGGCACCCGCGGCCTGTCCTACCGCCCCGGCATGACCGCGTCGCCGCAGCGCGTGTTCTTCCTAGTGCGCAACCGCTGGTTCGTGGTCGCCAAGAGCTATTCCGGCCGCTCGATCTGCCTCCTGCTGCCGGCCTTGTGCCTGTACGAGCTGGCGCAGCTGGGCTTTCTGAGCGCCTCGGGCATGCGGCCGGCCTGGTGGGCGGCGCTGCGCTCGCTGCGCTCGGCCTGGCCGGCCCTGCGGGAGAAGCGCCGCCTGGTGCAGTCGACCCGCAAGGTCGCCGACCGCGCGATCTTCCGGCACGGGCCGCTGCCCCTGACCGGCTGGGTGCGGCTCGGCCGGCGCAAGAAGGCGGCGGTGTGGCTCCTGGAAGGCGCCCTGAACGGCCATTTCCTCTGCGTGCGACGGTTCCTGTGA
- the gyrA gene encoding DNA gyrase subunit A: MRKSYLDYAMSVIVSRALPDVRDGLKPVQRRILFSMKENGFDPGKPHRKSARIVGDVMGKYHPHGDSAIYDAMVRMAQPFSLRLPLIDGQGNFGSQDDDPPAAMRYTEARLSRAALSVIGEIDEDTVDFRPNYDESAEEPSVLAAGFPNLLVNGAGGIAVGMATNIPPHNLGEIIDACIALIDNPSIELAEIMEIVPGPDFPTAGIILGRGGIMTAYQNGRGSILIRSKTHVEEVRKDRPAIIITEVPYQVNKARMVERIAEVVRDKKVEGIADLRDESDRQGIRVVIELKRDADPDVVLNQLWRYTPVQTSFGINMVSLVGGRPTTMGLIEILKAFLEFREETILRRSAHRLGQARSKIHGLIGLVIAVLNIDEVIALIRSSKDSAEARTRLMARDWPSADILPLLERAEAGLVDVPPPSETYTLSEAQARAILALQLQRLTALARDELVEDVEKLAVDIGELLRILNDRGRLLEVMREEMLDIRSRFADPRRSVIDMFSELDQDIEDLIQREDMVVTVTHAGYVKRVPLVTYRAQRRGGKGRAGMRTHEDDVVTRLFVAVTHTPVLFFTTRGRVYKLKVYKLPLGNPQARGRAMINLFPAMEEGEAISAVLPLPEDESTYGDLSIVFATASGKVRRNDLSDFIRVPSNGKIAMGLDEGDRLVGVDVCDDSHDMMLAARGGRAVRFPVESLRVFKSRASEGVRGMDLGEDGEVVSMSILRHIELPIDQRDAYLKISSARRRAEGEEVENGNGDVPVDLEEELIQKLQAEEQLLLTVTRNGFGKRTSAYEYRITNRGGQGVINIETSPRNGPVAATFPVNDADQLMLMTDKGKLIRMPVAGIRITGRNTQGVRLFNVDEDEHVVAAVRLMDAADDEENGEAIEPIAE, from the coding sequence ATGAGGAAAAGCTACCTCGATTACGCGATGAGCGTGATCGTGTCGCGCGCGCTGCCCGATGTCCGCGATGGCCTGAAGCCGGTGCAGCGCCGGATCCTCTTCTCCATGAAGGAGAACGGGTTCGATCCCGGCAAGCCGCACCGCAAGTCCGCGCGCATCGTCGGCGACGTGATGGGTAAGTACCATCCGCACGGCGACAGCGCGATCTACGACGCAATGGTGCGCATGGCGCAGCCCTTCTCGCTGCGCCTGCCGCTGATCGACGGCCAGGGCAATTTCGGCTCGCAGGACGACGACCCGCCGGCGGCGATGCGCTACACCGAGGCGCGCCTGTCGCGCGCCGCCCTATCGGTTATCGGCGAGATCGACGAGGACACGGTCGACTTCCGGCCGAACTACGACGAGAGCGCCGAGGAACCCTCGGTCCTGGCGGCGGGCTTCCCGAACCTCCTGGTGAACGGGGCGGGCGGCATCGCGGTCGGCATGGCAACCAACATCCCGCCGCACAATCTGGGCGAGATCATCGACGCCTGCATCGCGCTGATCGACAATCCGTCGATCGAGCTGGCCGAGATCATGGAGATCGTGCCCGGGCCGGACTTCCCGACCGCCGGCATCATCCTGGGCCGCGGCGGCATCATGACCGCCTACCAGAACGGCCGCGGCAGCATCCTGATCCGCTCCAAGACCCATGTGGAGGAGGTCCGCAAGGACCGGCCGGCGATCATCATCACCGAGGTTCCCTACCAGGTGAACAAGGCGCGGATGGTCGAGCGGATCGCGGAGGTGGTGCGCGACAAGAAGGTTGAGGGCATCGCCGACCTGCGCGACGAGAGCGACCGGCAGGGCATCCGGGTCGTCATCGAGCTCAAGCGCGACGCCGACCCGGACGTCGTGCTGAACCAGCTCTGGCGCTACACGCCGGTGCAGACCTCGTTCGGCATCAACATGGTCTCGCTGGTGGGCGGCCGGCCCACCACCATGGGCCTGATCGAGATCCTCAAGGCGTTCCTGGAGTTCCGCGAGGAAACGATCCTGCGGCGCTCGGCCCATCGCCTGGGCCAAGCGCGCAGCAAGATCCATGGCCTGATCGGCCTGGTGATCGCGGTGCTCAACATCGACGAAGTGATCGCGCTGATCCGCTCGTCCAAGGATTCGGCCGAGGCGCGCACCCGGCTGATGGCGCGGGACTGGCCGTCGGCCGACATCCTGCCGCTCCTGGAGCGCGCCGAGGCCGGGCTGGTCGATGTGCCGCCGCCCTCGGAGACCTATACCCTGTCGGAAGCGCAGGCCCGCGCGATCCTGGCCCTGCAGCTGCAGCGCCTGACCGCGCTTGCGCGCGACGAGCTGGTCGAGGACGTCGAGAAGCTGGCGGTCGACATCGGCGAGCTGTTGCGCATCCTCAACGACCGCGGCCGCCTGCTCGAGGTGATGCGCGAGGAGATGCTGGACATCCGCAGCCGGTTCGCGGACCCCAGGCGCAGCGTCATCGACATGTTCAGCGAGCTGGACCAGGACATCGAGGACCTGATCCAGCGCGAGGACATGGTCGTCACCGTCACCCATGCCGGCTACGTCAAGCGCGTGCCGCTGGTGACCTACCGGGCGCAGCGCCGGGGCGGCAAGGGCCGGGCGGGCATGCGCACGCACGAGGACGACGTGGTCACCCGGCTGTTCGTGGCGGTCACCCACACGCCGGTCCTGTTCTTCACCACGCGCGGCCGGGTCTACAAGCTCAAGGTCTACAAGCTGCCGCTGGGCAACCCCCAGGCGCGCGGCCGGGCGATGATCAACCTGTTCCCGGCGATGGAGGAGGGCGAGGCGATCTCGGCGGTGCTGCCGCTGCCCGAGGACGAGAGCACCTATGGCGACCTCTCGATCGTGTTCGCCACCGCGTCCGGCAAGGTCCGCCGCAACGACCTGTCCGACTTCATCCGGGTGCCGTCCAACGGCAAGATCGCCATGGGGCTGGACGAGGGCGACCGGCTGGTCGGCGTGGACGTCTGCGACGACAGCCACGACATGATGCTGGCGGCGCGCGGCGGCCGGGCGGTGCGCTTCCCGGTGGAGAGCCTGCGCGTGTTCAAGTCGCGGGCCTCGGAAGGCGTGCGCGGCATGGACCTGGGCGAGGACGGCGAGGTCGTCTCGATGTCGATCCTCCGCCATATCGAGCTGCCGATCGACCAGCGCGACGCCTATCTCAAGATCTCCAGCGCGCGGCGGCGGGCCGAGGGCGAGGAGGTCGAGAACGGCAACGGCGACGTGCCGGTCGACCTGGAGGAGGAGCTGATCCAGAAGCTGCAGGCGGAGGAGCAGCTCCTGCTCACCGTCACCCGCAACGGCTTCGGCAAGCGCACCTCGGCCTACGAGTACCGGATCACCAACCGGGGCGGGCAGGGCGTCATCAACATCGAGACCTCGCCGCGCAACGGCCCGGTCGCCGCGACCTTCCCGGTCAACGATGCCGACCAGCTCATGCTGATGACCGACAAGGGCAAGCTGATCCGCATGCCGGTCGCCGGGATCCGCATCACCGGGCGCAACACCCAGGGCGTGCGCCTGTTCAACGTCGACGAGGACGAGCACGTCGTCGCGGCGGTTCGTCTCATGGATGCCGCGGACGACGAGGAGAACGGCGAGGCGATCGAGCCGATCGCGGAATGA
- a CDS encoding TMEM43 family protein, translated as MSKSIVPLVVGLLLVVAAALATVWNERRAGAGADLRGLVQAELVEAGHQEVEPALEGEILRVAGPVSADGHVREPALDKSFPVLRLDRIVETAQWREEEIVTQGGRDLRYHLVWSASRIDSSRFRDGGGAHPNPPLRLESERFLAPSPRLGAWSADHALWHAIRATEPVRLPDRIELSELGPFSRGSDWWWSGDPDRPAPGDIRLRYRSVPLARVTLIGRAQDGRLTTLADEQGEELALGALGDVPADELVGKAATLSATETWKLRLLTLAVFLLGGFILAFALKRLAPELLAELGGNIRTTGGLGGLLMWLGATVTVWLLVRFR; from the coding sequence TTGAGCAAGTCGATCGTGCCGCTCGTCGTCGGCCTGCTCCTGGTGGTCGCGGCGGCGCTGGCGACCGTCTGGAACGAACGGCGCGCCGGGGCCGGTGCCGACCTGCGCGGCCTGGTGCAGGCCGAGCTGGTCGAGGCCGGCCATCAGGAGGTCGAGCCGGCGCTGGAGGGCGAGATCCTGCGGGTCGCCGGCCCGGTCAGCGCCGACGGCCATGTCCGCGAGCCGGCGCTCGATAAGAGCTTCCCAGTCCTGCGCCTGGACCGGATCGTCGAGACCGCCCAGTGGCGGGAGGAGGAGATCGTCACCCAGGGCGGCCGGGACCTGCGCTACCATCTGGTCTGGTCGGCCAGCCGGATCGATTCCAGCCGGTTCCGCGACGGGGGCGGCGCCCACCCCAACCCGCCCCTGCGCCTGGAAAGCGAGCGGTTCCTGGCGCCCTCGCCCCGGCTGGGCGCCTGGAGCGCCGACCATGCGCTCTGGCACGCGATCCGGGCGACGGAGCCGGTGCGCCTGCCCGACCGGATCGAGCTCAGCGAGCTCGGCCCGTTCTCCCGGGGCAGCGACTGGTGGTGGTCCGGCGACCCGGACCGGCCGGCGCCCGGCGACATCCGGTTGCGCTACCGGTCGGTGCCGCTCGCCAGGGTGACCCTGATCGGCCGGGCGCAGGACGGGCGCCTCACCACCCTGGCGGACGAGCAGGGCGAGGAGCTGGCGCTGGGAGCGCTCGGCGACGTTCCGGCGGACGAGCTGGTCGGCAAGGCGGCGACCCTGTCCGCGACCGAGACCTGGAAGCTGCGCCTGCTCACCCTGGCGGTGTTCCTGCTGGGCGGCTTCATCCTGGCATTCGCCCTCAAGCGCCTGGCCCCGGAGCTGCTGGCCGAGCTTGGCGGCAACATCCGGACCACGGGCGGGCTTGGCGGACTCCTCATGTGGCTGGGCGCCACCGTAACCGTCTGGTTACTCGTGCGCTTCCGCTAA
- a CDS encoding FAD-dependent oxidoreductase, producing MIVDARSLSDGTRIEADHVVVGGGPAGIVLAMELAGRGLDVCLLEAGGLGHDRAAQALAGGTVIGDPYPPLRDTRLVALGGASQVWAGWCRALDPVDFAACPQLGRPGWPIDREALMPFYRRAAPWFGLGGFDDDVPAWQARSGTRALDLDRTMFTPALFQQSRLRFGTAYREALAAMPSLRVYLHAPVERAFAHPDSDRIDHLSVRTLNGRRLEVAGRQFVLAAGGVENPRLLLASGDDPAQAIGNRHGQVGRWFTEHAFVEAGFLELDDPAPDMGFYFSQGADRTRGGFAVSPGPQARDRLLQGVICLKSADESHEVFDDPAVKAMIERVEQWRGRKVPGSAGGSLRTALRRPDRLLVAIRERMRRNGPPARRWRTRGLFECQPRGENAVRLSAAKDALGRPLAEVSWRMSELDVASIRGAHEALDRALQSAGLGRLEIRVPPDDAAWRDAAAEGAKHPMGGTRMHDAPGAGVVDRDLKVHGMHNLHVVGSSVFPTGGYANPTLTIVALAIRLADRLAEQAHLR from the coding sequence GTGATCGTCGACGCGCGCAGTCTTTCCGACGGGACCCGGATCGAAGCCGACCATGTGGTGGTGGGGGGCGGGCCCGCCGGCATCGTGCTCGCGATGGAACTGGCGGGCAGGGGGCTGGACGTCTGCCTCCTGGAGGCCGGCGGGCTCGGCCATGACCGAGCAGCCCAGGCCCTGGCCGGGGGAACGGTCATCGGCGACCCTTATCCGCCGCTGCGCGACACCAGGCTGGTGGCGCTGGGCGGGGCCTCGCAGGTCTGGGCAGGATGGTGCCGGGCGCTCGACCCGGTCGACTTCGCCGCCTGCCCGCAGCTCGGCCGGCCCGGATGGCCGATCGACCGGGAGGCGCTGATGCCGTTCTACCGGCGCGCCGCCCCCTGGTTCGGCCTTGGCGGGTTCGACGACGACGTCCCGGCCTGGCAGGCGCGAAGCGGCACACGCGCCCTGGACCTCGACCGGACCATGTTCACGCCCGCTTTGTTCCAGCAGAGCAGGCTGCGGTTCGGCACGGCCTATCGCGAGGCGCTGGCGGCCATGCCGAGCCTGCGGGTTTATCTGCACGCCCCGGTGGAGCGCGCCTTTGCCCATCCGGACAGCGACCGGATCGACCATCTGTCGGTCCGAACGCTGAACGGGCGCCGGCTGGAGGTGGCCGGCCGGCAGTTCGTCCTGGCGGCCGGCGGGGTGGAGAATCCCCGCCTGCTGCTGGCCTCGGGCGACGATCCGGCCCAGGCGATCGGCAACCGGCACGGCCAGGTCGGGCGCTGGTTCACCGAGCACGCCTTTGTCGAGGCAGGCTTCCTGGAGCTGGACGACCCGGCGCCGGACATGGGGTTCTATTTCAGCCAGGGCGCCGACCGGACCCGGGGCGGCTTCGCGGTCTCGCCGGGCCCGCAGGCGCGCGACCGGCTGCTCCAGGGCGTGATCTGCCTGAAATCCGCCGACGAGAGCCACGAGGTTTTCGACGACCCCGCGGTGAAGGCGATGATCGAGCGGGTCGAGCAGTGGCGGGGGCGCAAGGTGCCGGGCAGCGCCGGCGGCTCGCTGCGGACGGCGCTTCGCCGGCCGGACCGGCTCCTGGTCGCGATCAGAGAGCGGATGCGGCGCAACGGTCCCCCCGCCCGGCGCTGGCGGACCCGCGGCCTGTTCGAGTGCCAGCCGCGCGGGGAAAACGCCGTGCGGCTGTCGGCGGCCAAGGACGCGCTGGGGCGGCCGCTGGCGGAGGTTTCCTGGCGGATGAGCGAGCTGGACGTGGCGAGCATCCGGGGCGCGCACGAGGCGCTCGACCGGGCGCTCCAGTCAGCGGGGCTCGGCCGGCTGGAGATCCGGGTGCCGCCCGACGATGCCGCCTGGCGCGACGCCGCCGCCGAGGGCGCCAAGCACCCGATGGGCGGCACCCGCATGCACGACGCTCCCGGGGCGGGCGTGGTCGACCGCGACCTGAAGGTGCACGGGATGCACAATCTCCACGTGGTCGGCAGCTCGGTGTTCCCGACCGGCGGCTACGCCAACCCGACCCTGACCATCGTGGCGCTGGCGATCCGGCTGGCCGACCGCCTGGCGGAGCAGGCCCACCTGCGCTGA
- a CDS encoding DNA-3-methyladenine glycosylase family protein: MARNRVDEEKIRRGMQELAARDPQVAALRARIGDPPPRIQPPGFATLLQIMTAQQISTKAAAAIWRRLEEAAGERPDHHWLAAQTVETLRACGMGRRKIDHARAMAAAVLDGALDLDGHDLASEAEIIAQIVAVPGFGRWSADIYLLFALGRVDVFPADDLAMQIAYQRLRGLEARPSAKALRAMVADWAPWRGVGALFLWHYYGATTLEAAG; encoded by the coding sequence GTGGCGAGGAACAGGGTGGACGAGGAGAAGATCCGTCGCGGCATGCAGGAATTGGCTGCGCGTGACCCGCAGGTCGCGGCGTTGCGCGCCAGGATCGGCGACCCGCCCCCGCGCATCCAGCCGCCGGGCTTCGCCACGCTCCTGCAGATCATGACCGCCCAGCAGATCTCGACCAAGGCGGCTGCGGCGATCTGGCGGCGGCTGGAGGAGGCGGCGGGGGAGCGTCCCGACCATCACTGGCTGGCGGCGCAGACGGTCGAGACCCTGCGGGCCTGCGGCATGGGGCGGCGCAAGATCGACCATGCCCGGGCCATGGCCGCGGCCGTGCTGGACGGGGCGCTCGACCTGGACGGGCACGACCTGGCCAGCGAGGCGGAAATCATCGCCCAGATCGTGGCGGTGCCGGGCTTCGGGCGCTGGAGTGCCGACATCTACCTCCTGTTCGCGCTCGGCCGGGTTGACGTGTTCCCCGCCGACGACCTGGCGATGCAGATCGCCTACCAGCGCCTGCGCGGCCTGGAAGCCCGCCCGAGCGCCAAGGCGCTGCGCGCGATGGTGGCGGACTGGGCGCCCTGGCGTGGGGTGGGGGCACTGTTCCTCTGGCATTACTACGGTGCCACCACCCTCGAAGCCGCCGGCTGA